In Aspergillus nidulans FGSC A4 chromosome II, the genomic stretch AGTGTGCGTTATTCTGGCTGTTCAACTTGCCGAAGCTAGCTCAGCTCTACCCGCCATATCCGGATCTGTAGTCGTTTAACGCTTCGACAACAAGCTTGGCCAACGACAGCAACCTTTCTTCATCCAATCTGCGCCCAATAAgctgcacagcagcagggGCACCGTGGTATTTTTCCGGGTCATCTGTCGTGTGTCAAAAGCATATTCTCGAACACAAAAGCGGGAGCCGCACAGTATTCCATATTCAACTGATCCACCTCGTTGAGGGCCGTGAAATTGGGACTGACAACGTCTATCGTTTTATCTGCTAGCGTCACCGGAATAACAACTGAAGCATAATCCAATACGTTGACGGAAGTGGTATATGCTTAAATGCAGTCAGTCAGTCCACCAAGGCCTCTTGCACTTGACATTGTCTTCCGCTTACTTGAAGGGTAGAATTTCCCGGGAAGGACGCCTGCGTATGGCGTTACAGGGGAAAGAAGTGCCTCAACAGGACGGTCTGAAAACATCATCAGTGGTTTTCTCCGACATTGCACAGGAAGTGCCTACCGCCGGTTCGTTCAGCAGTTGATATCCAGTAGTCAAGATATCGATGCCGGTAgtctttcatcttccttaCTATCCCTTCATACTCCGGGAGGGGTAAAGGAGCTCTCGGTTTGCCGTTGGGAAACAGATTCGTAATCTCAGGCACAAAGGGCTCACCTGAAAGATGAACTGCATCATAAACGTCATGACAACCATCCCCTCGAGCAATCGAACACTGATCATGTCTGTTACGAGAATTCTACTGGAGATTCCTTCTGAGCTCCGTGCTTACATGGATGTCGATGGTCTCTCTGTTGTGAGGCCAGTCCCAATCAACCAACTGCGTCCATTAGCAAGCGAAAGTGAAGCGCCGGGTTTGGCAAACCTGATGTCCTTTACTCTGCAGGGCCTCCTTCACTATCTCCATGGCACGTGAAATGGGAGGATGCGGCGTGAGCACACCGTCGTTGGCCAAAAATCCGAAGGCTGGCTTATATGCTAATTCGTCCTGCGGCTTATACTCCAGTTCCGACCTCCAAGGGATAGGTAGGGTGTAGGGATCATGGAGCCATGgctccaggaaaagaagagattTGAGTATCAGCTGGAGCGTGTCTATCGAGCGGCCCATAATACCAACTACAGTCGGCATCACTTCCTGTCCTTTACCCTTGTCAGGCAAAGTTAGTACAACAGACAGCTTAAAAAGGGCACTTTAGCCGTACGGTGTTTGCTGCATCCTTGAAGGATATACGTCCCGCCGAGGGCTTGATACTGAAAACACCTTGAAACGAAGCCGGCATTGATACGGAGCCACCAATATCAGTACCGATTCCGAATGCGCTTCCCCTCAACGCCTGCATTGCACCCTCACCTAAGAATTGTCAGTTCAGCGACACCGCAATAAATGCGGAGAACGAAATCAGTATTTGCCAGACCTCCTGATGAACCACCCGTTGAAAGATTCTGGTTGCAGGGGTTGAACGCATATCCGAGTATGTTGTTGTTTGTTTCAGGGGCCTTTACTGGTCAGCAGCTTCGAAGCCTGAGGAAACCATGAGATACCCCATTTTGACCTACCCACAGGCTTTGCATCAGAGTTGTCTATCCTCCGTACTTTTGTTCAGCTGTGTTTGTGGCCGGTAAGTTGCGAGTCTGTTGTGTGACTTACCTTTCCAATAGGAACTGCGCCGAGGACGTGAAATTCGCGGACCAATTCACTGTCGAcattctttgcttttcccGTATCCATTTCTCCCTCGAAAGTACCGATCCAACCAATAAACCCCATCGAGGTATCGAGTCCTTTAATGTGGAACTGGTCCTTTAGTGTGAGTGGGATGCCATGCAGCGGACCAATAAGCTTTTTGTGTTTGTTGAAGTAGTCGTCGAGCTCTTGGGCCCGCTCAATGGCTTCATTGAATCTGATCTCCAACAGAAGATTACTCTAAAAGAAGTTTCAGAGATCTTGGCCTTGATGGACGGGGGACAAACTCACTAATTGATGAGCATAGGCGGCCCTCTTGCAAAAGGCCTTGACTACCTCCACTGCTGTGAGTGTCCCATCTCCCATCCTGGCCACGAGCTCGGGGACATCCATGTCAGTGACGTATCGGGACTTCGCGTCCAGCAACCCGTCCATGTAATCCCCAACAATGCTGTTACGAGACCTTCCGTCTTCCAGCACTTGAGGCTCTAAAATCCATTCCCGCGGGATTTTGGCCATGTTGGCTTCGCGCTTTGCGCTCGCAATCTGCTGCCACCGGGCTGGCCAGCTGGAAAAGATTTCCTGAATTTTCCACATATCATACGTCCAGTCCAACAGTGTCAAGGCTGACACAAAGAGGGCGACGGTGAGAATGAGAGTGCGAAATTTCGCTGCCATTGTCAATGGGCTTTATATCATTCGAAGCTCCCCTTATTTATGGGGAAGAGTCGTCCAAGGCTCTCGCCGCCTCTTCGAATTGAATGCGTCCTACGACAGTCAGGGAGTGCTGAAATGCCCCGATCCACAGAGCCACAGTGAATGAGCGGCGACTAAAGTACTCAGACCTCAGGACCCAAGCACGCGAACCTTTTTGTGAAAGTTTGAAAATGTCTGTATAGCTGCTTTAAACCGGGAAAATTATTGGGCCAATGACCTGCGCCTCTTAAAATCCAACCGATGAAAGATTACTTTTCCATTAGTACGGCAACCAATCAGCGGTCAATCTTACGATCTCATTACATCGGCTCGCACGAGCATTCGGGCTCGAAAGACAGCATTCCCAGGAGATCACGATAGTCGGTCACCCAACTCCAGCCGCTGCTGAATGTCCACAAGGCGTGGAGTGATCAGCGTATCACGTCTCTCGCATCATCTTTCAGCTCTCTTGGAGCCCGGTGCGTGAGTTGCGGTGTGCGACTCTCTCCTCAGCTTCAATTTGATCAGAAGACAGCCGTTACAGAATTTTGGGGCGTCGAGACCGAGAGGGGCTTGATTCGCATACGTAGCCGGCGATAAATTTGTAGGCGGATGCATGAAACAGACATCCGGTATCGATACGCACCAATTGCTATTGTGTTTACTTTGTCCTAGTGGATCAGTGAAATTATTTGGAGTCCCCCCAGTTCAGGTTTGGATGCCTTGTCCGCAGCTACTTGACTGGCGAACGCTGCTCCTCTCACTTCATCAGTAGGATGCACCGTATTTAATCTGCAAAGCGAGGCTCCCGTCGCGCCTAGCAAACATAAAACAGTTCACCAATGCCATTAGATAATTAGATTCGCAAAATGCAGATTCAGACTGCAAGTTTCAGATGACAAAATGAGTCGACGAGAAACGGTGTGATGGGCTGAGCTTATGCATGCATGCTTGCCACATGCACTTTTCCACACGACTCATACACTAATAATATTCCTTTAGGCCCTCAAAAAGGTACGAATCTGGATGAAAAAGCGGCTAAGCAAGGCCTAACACCGAAGATCCACGGCAGACATGCTTTAGGCTTTTAGCATCTCTGGCCTAATAATCTAGAAACAAGGGGTCGCCCTAGCTGCTGCCTTGTTAGGTACGCGCGAAAGAGGCGTTAAGAATCAGATTATCGCAAACACCAAGATGATAGAATGTTACCAGTGCATCTGCACTTTGCGACGTGTTTTAATAGGTCCAGTACGTTGTTCCGAAGTAGTCCAGGCAAAAACAATGCTTCCACTGTCGAAATCCAGAACTCCAGACGCCAGAACTGCAGAAAGTACCCCCACCCCCAGCCTGGATGAGCCCGCTGTCCTCCCCTGAAGAACAGAATTGAATACCGATACCCGTCCGAAACTCCGTGCCTGCCGCTTCTAAATAGAGAAACAGATCTTCGAGCCCAGTCCAGCCCTTCAGTCACGATTCATCCATTATTCCATTCCGTTCGTGTCGTTTCGTAATCTAAGCCCCTCATGGCATGCCGTTCCATTTTATCTGAAGCCCAGGTCAATCGAATTCCAAACTCCATCAGGTTCATCCCCGCTCCCGCTCACTCTGCTTTTTACCCCCCGTAGCTTGGATAACCTTATCGACCTCCCCTCTCAGCTCCGGCATCGCACTCCTCATCTCCCGCGCAAGCACATCCCGGAAGTCTGCAAAGGCCTCCTTTTTCCCCTTGAGATCCTGGTTTCCGCGCTGCACGAGCTCGACGAACTCGCGCGTGTAGATGTCCGGGTTCCGCGCCGCATCGACGTAGTCAATTATCTCGGGTGGAAGGGCAATGGAGTGGAGAGCGGGGTCGTTGGGATTCGTGCTTTGGTATTGGTTTGGGGCCGTCGTGGATGCTGTTGGGTCGTCGCGCGTGTGTAAGGAGAGGGTTTGCAGGGCAGTCGTGAGGTTTTTGCTGTGGTAGCGCAGCTGGTTAGATTATAGTAGGTAACATAAAATAGAGTATGAGAAAATGGCGCGTACGTACATCTTGCGAACAAGTTCCTGCTGCGTCTCTGGGCCGAGATAGCCATGAACGGCAGATTGGATTTCGAAGAGGTGCTGGATGATATCTTTGAGTTCGGCTAATCAATTCATACTTGCGTTAGTGGGCGTTATTATGCAAAGGGTGCAGAGATATCCTTACCGTCAATTGTACTCAATGTAATGGGCGCCATGGTGTAAGGTTGCGGGGAAGGCCTTCAGATGATACTGACAAGAGTGTGCATGTCAATTTGGGAGCTGCGCGGGCGATAAGATTCCCGGGGTATCGTCGGTCTAACCTGATTAGGTGGGTAGTTTACTTCAGGTCCGCCAGCCGGACCCTGAAATTATCACTGGAATTCAGAAATACATTGGGCTTTGATACCTCGAAATCATCCCAGATGGATCTGGGGTTATATATAAGTATGCTAGGTACATGTACACAGCGGACATTAAAACCGGTCTATCAGACCAACATAAACAAAGCAGATATGGTCAATTCCTGCAATACATATGCGACCCCGCTCCGAGCACCAAAGACCCAAATGAATGGAAGAAACAATGTATGGCTAATCTAAGCAGAATGATGAAAGTATGTGCAGGCGATGGCACGGATAGCTTACACTTCCTTGGTCCGCACGGTCGGGAATTTGGGCGCCTCGATCTCTGTCTCTACCATTTCTAGCCCAGAAAGACTCGGAAATCGCCGGCTAAAGTTCTTCTCCCAGTCATCGCCTGGGCTTGCGGGGATTCCTTGTGCTGGTTGGTTTGGGAGACGATCAAAGCCGCTGAGTGCGGTTGGGTCTGTGCCAGTATTTCCGCTACGGAGGCTCTGCGGCTTTGGAGGCGCTGCAGGCCGCGGCCCCGTGCGCTGTGTGGCCGCATATCCTGCTGATGGTATTTCTTGTTTCGGCGCTGAAGGAGGTGCAGCACCGCCACGTGTGTTGGGTCGTGGTTGcccttcctgctgctttgcCTGCAAAGCAGGATCGGAAGATTCCGTATATTTCCCATATCCTGTGGCGGTTTttggtggtggaggcttGCTGGCTTCACCAAGTAGCGTTTGCACCCTATTCAAGATTGCAGGGGAGCGGGTCACGTCGTTCGCCGATCTCCtgcctccctctccttgCTCAGCCACTCGGCGGCGGTATTCGGCAGCAGCATTGGCCACACGCTTCTCTTCCTGCGAGAGACGCCGGCGTTCGAGCTCACGGCGCATCTCAGGTGAgatgtcgtcgtcgtcatcatcatcatcatcatcatcatcacctgGGTAAATGATGGATTCACCGGCCGTTTCAGAGCCCGGCACTGGGGACAGTAATGGCTTGGGAAAGTCTTCCTTGCCCGGAGACTGAGCTTTGTTGTCTTGGCTCCCCTCGAAGCGGCGGAAGGCGTCACCAAACCGACCCGCCAGTAGTGTCTTAGTACCGGAAAGAGACAATGTTGACAGACTGGAGCGCTTCGTATGTTTCGAAGAACTCCCGCTATAACGCTTCTCGCGCTTCCGAAtagactcctcctccttcgcccgCAAAAAATCTACATCCGAGGATATATTACTTCGATCATAGTCCACTTCAGTCCGCGCATGCTGCAGCGGCAACCCATCATCATAAGGTGATTTTGGCGAATCAAGTGATGAGCGAGCGCTGTCCGCGGCACGTGGCGGAAGCTCAAGCTTCGTGCCTGCGTGCATTGATACGGGGCGAGACCTATTGTTGGAGGATCTTGATCGAGGCAAGGAGTGGTCAGCTTCCGGCTGCAACGGCCGAAGAGCCTCCATCGAAGGTTGCGGGGATGCCGATACATTGGATAGTCTGTCTGAGGAGATCCTCGGGTCTACCTCCAACTTCGACGAGACAGGCGATACGCCCGACCtggattttctcttttcattGTCTGATATTTGCGGCTGTTTCTCCGACGACGGGAACCTGTAGATTGGACGACTGGGTGGTTTCAACTCCGACAGCCCTGGACTTTGTGGCGGTGAGGTCATGGTACCGGTGGAGACCATGGTAGGCCTTTGTGGTGCTGGTTGATAAAGCGGTGCTTGCCTCGAGGACTCATCGCGATAATGATTGTATTCTACAGGAGACGAGGTCTTCAATGTTGGCGGTTGCGTGTGACTGCTGGCAGGCTCCGAGGCAGTCTCTCGAGGCAGTGGCGAGCGCTTGGCAAACGCCTCATCGGCCAGGGCATTGGTAAGCCTTTGAGCAAGTCTTTCGTCCTCGTTTCGATCTGCGGTACTCGGCTCAAAATCGAACTTGCTTTTCGTCTCGTGCAAGATGTTAAACTGGTCGAGCGAAGGGAACCTATCCGAGAATTCATCGCCGGGCTCTTGAGGCTTTTTACCATCCAGCGCAGCGAACGGATCTGTGGATGCTCCCCGGAAGGGCGATGGACTTGGACGTGCGGAGTTGTGTTGAGAGGCATCAGGTCTCGTTGGCCGCCCACGACGCATCGGAGCAATCTCAGGAATGCTAATCTGAGTCTCCTGGATAGGCGGAGAAAATACGGCACCTACTTGCGGTGCTTCTGTTGGGGATGGCGGGAGCTCCTGGTATCGGCGTGCTTCCGAAGTCGAGCGATGGGCATAGATCTGACATTGTCAGCAAGCGGAAATATACGGATATCTTGGATAAGCGTACATCTTTGATCGGCACTTCTCTTCCTTGCATTTGGCAGACTTCACGCAGAACCTGGTATATATTTGGGCGCTTTTGCGCGCTCTCCTGAAGCATCGAGGCTGTAGGGCATTAGTACGCAGTGGAGATCATGCAATCTAGACGGTCACTCACAGATTAGCATTTTCAGCCGGCTCGAAAATGGAGGATATGAAGGGAACTTGTAGGAAGCATTGAGAATCGCCATCTGTCCAACCTCCTCAAATGGTGTGGTGTAGTAGCAGAGCTTGTACAGGAGGACTCCCAGCGCCCAGATATCACTCTTCTCATCAATCGGTTGTTTGCGATAAACGTCAATCATCTCCGGACTTCGATATTGTAAGGTTGTATGTCGTTGTACATCGTCCTCAATCAAGCGACCTTCTGCAGCCGAGGTAGCGGCAGGGCGCGGCGGAGCAGCAGACCCGAAATCACAGACCTTGTAAATAACGGAATTCCCATGACGAGAGATGAGAACATTTTCCACCTTCAAATCTCGATGCAGTAGAGGAGGCTTAAGGTAATGCATACAAGCAACACCTTCGGCCACATCGGAAAAGATCTTGATAATCTCTGGTTCCGTCAAACGGTTTTGCAGCCGCGTATTCATGAAATCAATCAATCCTCCACCCGCACAGTATTCCATCAGAAGGAACACTTCGTATCCGCCGGCTTTGAGCTGGGACGCATGGGAGTCAATGTACTTGACAATGTGGCGGTGgcctttcagcttcttcattgtctcgACCTCGGTGCGCATGTTGGCAAGTGCAATCTTATCTGGAACGGCCACTCGCTTCAAAACCGCCTTATCGGAGCCATCGACGGGCTGCGAAAGACGTACGACGTAGACATGGGCGAATCCACCTTCGGATAGGTATTTCTCAACGACGACTCGGTGGCTACCAACCTGGACTTTGGTGTTGGGCAAAAATGTCCCAGCCGGTGCATTCAATGCAGCAACCGGGCTGTATGAAGTTACAGGCCGAGGTTGGGCGGCATGGCTCTGGTAGGGCTGGGAATGATAGGAGGCCATGGTGGGgagagagaggaaaggaTGAACCCCGtggggaagagggagacggGATTATCTTAAGGGCGAAGCGACTACCGTTGCTGCATagaggagacgaagaacgGAACCTGGCCCAGGACGAGCGATATTAAAGCGATCCGGAGCAGGCAGATAATTCACGAGAGGCCAGCTGTCGGCGGGGAGGAGGGCTTGACGAGGGTGAGGCGGTGACGTTGGGGGCGGTGCCTGACAACCCCCAGGGGTCTGCTAACGGGCAAGAGGCgaaaaaaaggaaaacaAAGACGCAAGCGAAGGAATCAAAGAGATGACACCTAacgtcaagaccaaggagatGGGCAAAATCTCAGTTCTGGACGAAGCGGTGTTGCGGTATTGCAGTTCAGCCTCCAATGTGTGCCTCAGGTACAGAGGTACGCAGGTCATGTGACATGCACCAGGAGGTTGCCGTTTTGTTGCATATCAGTAGTACAACAACCTGCTAAGATGGTTACAGTATAAACGCGGAGTAAACATGCGCCATCTACATATATCCCACTATATCTGGCACTTTGTCATGGGTCACAGCATCAAGGTATTGGTGTACTGTGAGACATCAGCGTGCTTCCCAGTCATGGGGTGTCTCGGAATGATGTCACATATCACAAGTCCGAGTCATGCAAAGTTCTCCTGGAGATGCTTTATATTAGAGTGATGAAGCTCCTCCATGAGTAGAACATCACgagatgaggctgaagatTCACTGTATGCCAGAGTCATCCTCCTGCCAGGGCCATACCGGTTCCATTTCACCTTCCGACGATCCCCCAAAAATTGTGGCCTGAGGCAACAAGTGCGCTAGAAAGTACTAACTTATGTAATCATCACAACCCTTCACACTAAACCGAGAACGGACAAATCACAACAAACATGCGATTGCATAGAAACCATAATGCAAGTGTTTTCTCCAGGGCTCTgagccaggagaagatggtaACGTACTCTGACTGCAGAGTAGGACAGAATTAATAGAGGCATGCTGGCCCCGAGGATATGATTCGACGTCTGTTTAAAGTTGCTGGTTAAACTACCGTTTGGAATGCTCGGGTGGTAGCAAAGCTGATTGAAGGCTCATTCACGAAGCCTCCAGCTCGATAAGGTGCTGAAAATAGATCTGAAGAGCTGAAATCCCCCCATATACAACTAGTTCTCAGTAGCTTCATTCCATGAGGAGCATAGCTTTTGTTTATAAACAATGTTGCATGGTTACTTTGCGAGCTGAAACAGCTGCAGCTATCCGAAAAGAAAACATGCCTAATTTAGTTTCATGGGAGAACAGAATCCTTCTACCGCCTATTTCTTTCAACAGGTGACCGGCATTGGGCAATCGGTTGGATGCTGTCGTGGCCACTTGGGCGTTAGCGCTGATcctgcatctgctcttcTCTCGCAACTGCAGTTGTTAGTCGTTGccgccttcgccttcttcccatcCCATCCCACTTCTCTCTCACCCCTTCTCGTTTGTTTTTATCTCTCCCACATCTTCTCTATTATTCCCCATTATTATATATTCTTAGATCAGCTTCTAATCCTCATTATTACTACCGTCTATAGAATCAACTACCAAAATCTCTGTCCACGCTGACACCACCCAGATCAAGCGCTGA encodes the following:
- a CDS encoding putative serine/threonine protein kinase (transcript_id=CADANIAT00004473), with amino-acid sequence MASYHSQPYQSHAAQPRPVTSYSPVAALNAPAGTFLPNTKVQVGSHRVVVEKYLSEGGFAHVYVVRLSQPVDGSDKAVLKRVAVPDKIALANMRTEVETMKKLKGHRHIVKYIDSHASQLKAGGYEVFLLMEYCAGGGLIDFMNTRLQNRLTEPEIIKIFSDVAEGVACMHYLKPPLLHRDLKVENVLISRHGNSVIYKVCDFGSAAPPRPAATSAAEGRLIEDDVQRHTTLQYRSPEMIDVYRKQPIDEKSDIWALGVLLYKLCYYTTPFEEVGQMAILNASYKFPSYPPFSSRLKMLISSMLQESAQKRPNIYQVLREVCQMQGREVPIKDIYAHRSTSEARRYQELPPSPTEAPQVGAVFSPPIQETQISIPEIAPMRRGRPTRPDASQHNSARPSPSPFRGASTDPFAALDGKKPQEPGDEFSDRFPSLDQFNILHETKSKFDFEPSTADRNEDERLAQRLTNALADEAFAKRSPLPRETASEPASSHTQPPTLKTSSPVEYNHYRDESSRQAPLYQPAPQRPTMVSTGTMTSPPQSPGLSELKPPSRPIYRFPSSEKQPQISDNEKRKSRSGVSPVSSKLEVDPRISSDRLSNVSASPQPSMEALRPLQPEADHSLPRSRSSNNRSRPVSMHAGTKLELPPRAADSARSSLDSPKSPYDDGLPLQHARTEVDYDRSNISSDVDFLRAKEEESIRKREKRYSGSSSKHTKRSSLSTLSLSGTKTLLAGRFGDAFRRFEGSQDNKAQSPGKEDFPKPLLSPVPGSETAGESIIYPGDDDDDDDDDDDDISPEMRRELERRRLSQEEKRVANAAAEYRRRVAEQGEGGRRSANDVTRSPAILNRVQTLLGEASKPPPPKTATGYGKYTESSDPALQAKQQEGQPRPNTRGGAAPPSAPKQEIPSAGYAATQRTGPRPAAPPKPQSLRSGNTGTDPTALSGFDRLPNQPAQGIPASPGDDWEKNFSRRFPSLSGLEMVETEIEAPKFPTVRTKEV
- a CDS encoding uncharacterized protein (transcript_id=CADANIAT00004471) yields the protein MAAKFRTLILTVALFVSALTLLDWTYDMWKIQEIFSSWPARWQQIASAKREANMAKIPREWILEPQVLEDGRSRNSIVGDYMDGLLDAKSRYVTDMDVPELVARMGDGTLTAVEVVKAFCKRAAYAHQLSNLLLEIRFNEAIERAQELDDYFNKHKKLIGPLHGIPLTLKDQFHIKGLDTSMGFIGWIGTFEGEMDTGKAKNVDSELVREFHVLGAVPIGKVIKAPETNNNILGYAFNPCNQNLSTGGSSGGEGAMQALRGSAFGIGTDIGGSVSMPASFQGVFSIKPSAGRISFKDAANTGKGQEVMPTVVGIMGRSIDTLQLILKSLLFLEPWLHDPYTLPIPWRSELEYKPQDELAYKPAFGFLANDGVLTPHPPISRAMEIVKEALQSKGHQLVDWDWPHNRETIDIHCSIARGDGCHDVYDAVHLSGEPFVPEITNLFPNGKPRAPLPLPEYEGIVRKMKDYRHRYLDYWISTAERTGDRPVEALLSPVTPYAGVLPGKFYPSTYTTSVNVLDYASVVIPVTLADKTIDVVSPNFTALNEVDQLNMEYYDPEKYHGAPAAVQLIGRRLDEERLLSLAKLVVEALNDYRSGYGG
- the nut2 gene encoding mediator complex subunit NUT2 (transcript_id=CADANIAT00004472), with translation MAISAQRRSRNLFARCTKNLTTALQTLSLHTRDDPTASTTAPNQYQSTNPNDPALHSIALPPEIIDYVDAARNPDIYTREFVELVQRGNQDLKGKKEAFADFRDVLAREMRSAMPELRGEVDKVIQATGGKKQSERERG